The Vibrio crassostreae genomic interval AGCTCGAAGGTAAATACTTCGTGCAAAACCGTGTAACGAAAGAAATCTACGAGAGTGCTCAGTTCCTTTACATTTTAGTTGCTGCGTGTTTATTCGCTAAGTACCCGAAATCGACTCGTCTTGACTACATCAAACGTTTTTACGACGCATCGTCTACGTTTAAGATTTCTCTACCTACACCGATCATGTCTGGTGTACGTACGCCTACTCGTCAATTCAGTTCTTGTGTACTGATCGAGTGTGGTGACAGCCTTGATTCTATCAACGCAACAGCAAGCTCAATTGTTCGTTACGTATCTCAACGTGCTGGTATTGGTATCAACGCAGGTCGTATCCGTGCGCTTGGTTCTGAAATCCGTAATGGTGAAGCGTTCCACACTGGCTGTATCCCTTTCTACAAATACTTCCAAACAGCAGTAAAATGTTGTTCTCAAGGTGGTGTTCGTGGTGGCGCAGCAACAGTGTTCTACCCACTATGGCACGGTGAAGTTCAGTCTCTATTAGTACTGAAAAACAACCGCGGCGTTGAAGAGAACCGTGTTCGTCACATGGATTACGGCGTACAGCTGAACAAGCTTATGTACTCTCGTCTTGTTCAAGGTGGCAACATCAGCCTGTTCTCACCTTCTGACGTACCTGGCCTTTACGATGCGTTCTTCGAAAACCAAGACCGTTTTGAAGAGCTATACGTTAAGTACGAAAACGATCCATCAGTGAAGCGTGAAACAGTAAAAGCTGTTGAGCTGTTCTCTCTGCTAATGCAAGAGCGTGCTTCTACTGGTCGTATCTACATTCAGAACGTTGACCACTGTAATACACACAGCCCGTTTGATTCTGAAGTTGCACCTGTTCGTCAATCGAACCTATGTCTAGAAATCGCGCTACCAACTAAGCCGCTTTCTAACGTAGAAGATGACGAAGGCGAAATTGCACTTTGTACGCTTTCAGCATTCAACCTTGGCGCAATCAATGAACTAGACGACCTAGCAGAGCTTTCTGAACTGGTTGTTCGTGCACTAGATGCACTTCTTGATTACCAAGACTACCCGCTTCCAGCAGCATACAAGTCGACAATGAACCGTCGTACTCTAGGTGTGGGTGTAATCAACTACGCATACTACCTAGCGAAGAATGGTGTTAAGTACTCTGATGGCAGCGCCAATGGCCTGACTCACCGTACTTTTGAAGCGATTCAATACCACTTGCTAAAAGCATCTGTTGAACTAGCGAAAGAGCAAGGTCGTTGCCCATCTTTCCACGAGACCAACTACGCGAAAGGCCTACTGCCAATCGATACTTACAAGAAAGATATCGACTTAGTATGTGAAGAGCCATTGCACTACGATTGGGATTCTCTACGTGAAGAGATCATGGAGCACGGTCTGCGTAACTCTACGCTAACAGCGCTTATGCCTTCTGAGACATCGTCTCAAATCTCGAACGCGACTAACGGTATCGAGCCACCACGTGGTTACGTATCAGTGAAAGCATCGAAAGACGGCATCCTGAAGCAAGTTGTTCCAGATTTCCTAAATCTAAAAGAAAACTACGAGCTACTTTGGAACATTGGTTCTAACGACGGTTACCTACACCTAGTAGGTATCATGCAAAAATTCGTTGACCAAGCTATCTCTGCAAACACTAACTATGACCCAAGTGTTTACGACAGCGGTAAAGTACCAATGAAGAAGCTGCTTCAAGACCTACTAACAGCGTACAAGTACGGTGTTAAGACGCTTTACTACCATAACACTCGTGATGGTGCTAAAGACGACCAAGGCGATGCAGTTCAAGTGCCGGAAGAAGATTGTGAAGGCGGCGGTTGTAAGATCTAAACCGCAATAAACATTAAGACCCCAGAGAAGAGTTATCTTCTCTGGGTTTAAAGCATTAACAGGGTCCGTTTTATTACGGGTCTTTAAAGGATTTGAGGCATTTATGGCTTACAGTACTTTTTCTCAGCAAAAAAATGACCAACTAAAAGAACCAATGTTCTTGGGTCAGTCGGTAAACGTTGCACGTTACGACCAACAAAAATTCGAAATCTTCGAAAAGCTTATCGAGAAGCAGCTTTCTTTCTTCTGGCGACCAGAAGAAGTAGACGTGTCTAGCGACCGTATCGACTACAACAAGCTTCCTGAGCATGAAAAGCACATCTTCATCTCTAACTTGAAGTACCAAACGCTTCTAGATTCTATCCAAGGTCGCAGCCCTAACGTTGCCCTACTTCCATTGGTATCACTACCTGAAGTAGAAACTTGGATTGAGACATGGTCTTTCTCAGAAACGATTCACTCTCGTTCTTACACGCACATCATTCGTAACATCGTGAATGATCCAGGCGTAGTATTCGACGACATCGTTGAAAACGAAGAGATCCTGAAGCGTGCTAAAGACATCGCTTTCTACTACGACGACCTAATCAAGCTGACGGCTGACTACCACCGCTACGGTGAAGGCAACCACAGCATCAACGGCGAAGACGTTAAGATTTCACTTCACGATCTGAAGAAGAAACTTTACCTATGTCTAATGTCTGTAAACGCACTAGAAGCGATTCGTTTCTACGTAAGTTTCGCATGTTCATTCGCATTCGCTGAGCGTGAGCTAATGGAAGGTAACGCGAAGATCATCAAGCTAATCGCTCGTGATGAAGCACTTCACCTTACTGGTACACAGCACATGATCAACTTGTTACGCAACGGTCAAGATGATTTCGAATTCATGCAGATCGCTGAAGAGTGTAAACAAGAATGTTTCGACCTATTCAAAGAAGCGGCTGAGCAAGAGAAAGAGTGGGCAGAGTACCTATTCAAAGACGGCTCTATGATTGGTCTGAACAAAGACATTCTTTGCCAATACGTTGAGTATATTACCAATATTCGTATGCAGGCTGTTGGTCTAGGTACCGCTTACCCAGAAGCAACATCGAACCCAATTCCATGGATTAACGCTTGGTTGTCTTCAGACAACGTGCAAGTTGCTCCACAAGAAGCAGAAATCAGTTCTTACCTAGTTGGTCAGATCGACAACGAAGTAAAAGCTGACGACTTTGAAGGATTTGAGCTGTAATGCCAACAATCAAAATCAACAAGCTGACTTCAATTGAATCTAACCCTTCAAACACTCTGTTGGAATCAATGGAACAAGCTGGGTTAGAGCCAGAATACAACTGCCGAGATGGCCACTGTGGCGCTTGCCGCTGCACGTTGGATTCTGGTGAGGTCGAGTACGTTGGTTTTGCAATGGCTTACACGCAAGGTAATGAAATATTACCTTGTATCTGTAAAGCAAAGACTGAGCTATCGCTGAGTAACGTTATTCATAGAAGCAAGCAAAAACGCGCATAAGCCAACTGGCTTTAAGTCACCTTGTTCGAATATCGTCAATAAGAATTAAAAAGGGTCCGCTTCCTTTAGGAATGCGGACCCTTTTTCTATTCGTGTCTTAAGTTCTCAACCACCTAACCAAACGTTTATTGCTGAGTCAGGTTTAGAGTCACCGAGCCAATATAACAAGCGCTTCGGCACTCTCCACAACCATTACACTTATCTTTATCCACTGTAGGCAACTCTCCTACTTCGATGTGTAGCGCACCTGCTGAACACGCAGTTTGGCATGCTGAGCAATCCATTTGCATGTAATTGTTACAGGTATCGGCAAAGCTTGGCTTGAGGTCGATATAAGGTGTGACCGTTGGATGAAGTGCGCCAGTCGTACACACTTCAGTGCATTTGTTACACATAGAACAACTGTTGTAATCCAAATTCAGCAGTGCACTTCCCTCTAGCATCTCAATAACGCTATTCGGACACGCTTGCTCACACAGCCCACAACCGTCGCAAAGACGCTCAAACAGCACCTCATCAACCGCTTTTGGCGGTCTTGCATGCAAGCGCTGTGATATCTCTTCATAATTCACGGCTGCTTTAACCGGTTTAGAAAGTCGAGTTAAGAAACCGCGTCTATTTGAATTTATTTGTTCAGACATTAGTCGATATATAACTTTTTAGTAGCAACGTTTAAATTATATTCAGATGTTAAATACTTAAACCAATCTATTACATCACTTGATAGCTGCTTATAAAATGATAAATCTGATGCTGTATTTAATTTATCCAAATAAAAAGAAGACCAAGGTAATAAATGATACTCAAGCAATTCACTAGCTGAATTAATATTATTATTTTCTAACAAATATGCATGGGCAAATAGCATTAAACCAAACTGATCCTCTGGCTCTCTTAATCCTGTGTCCAACTCAATCTGATTCAACTCTAAGAACTGGCGATATTCCACAGTCGACGCGCCGAATACAACACGGTCTTTATCTAGGTATACAGAGCCCCAAGGTGGAGCTGGCATGTCTCCAACGCCTTCGAACAAGCGACTAAATTCCGCAGACAAGGCGCTTTCCTGCTCACTTCTCAGTGCCAGCAGACATTCTTCGGATAGAACTTCACTCTCAACCAAGGCTTCGACAATGGTTAACAACTGTTCTTTATTTATCGCTTTATAAAATAGCGAACCCAACAGTTTGTGCGTATCGATAATCATTATTATTTACACCGTAATAGGTTTAAAGATAATTATATTAATTAAACCATTCCATTCTTTGATCTAATTTATACATTCAATTCATAAGATTTAAATTCCATACTTATTTGATGCCTATCAATCAATATTTAAATATTAAAAGACAAAAACAAAACTACCTATAAAGTGCTAAACATCAATAACAATAGGCATCTTAGAATGACGAATAAGAAAGAATCTGGGGTAATGAACCTTACTCGAAGAGGCTTCATGAAAGCTTCTTCTGCGGTAGGTAGTGCAGCCGCACTCGCGGGCGGTATCGCTTTACCTTTCAAATCCAAACCAGTAGCGGCTGCAGTTGCTGAGAATGTGGATGAGAAAATCGTATGGAGTGCATGTACTGTAAACTGTGGCTCTCGCTGCCCTTTACGTATGCATGTACAAAACGGTGAAATCAAATACGTAGAAACAGACAACACAGGTACTGACGAATATGGTCATCACCAAGTTCGTGCGTGTCTACGTGGTCGCTCTATGCGCCGCCGTGTTTACAACCCAGATCGCCTGAAATACCCAATGAAACGTGTTGGTAAACGTGGTGAAGGCAAATTTAAACGCATTAGCTGGGAAGAAGCTTATGATGAAGTCGCTGGTACTATGCAACGCCTTATCAAAGACTACGGCAACGACACTATCTACCTAAACTATGGTACAGGCACCCTTGGCGGTACGGTTACTAAATCTTGGCCACCAGCACAAACGCTAATTGCTCGTCTAATGAACCTAAGTGGTGGTTACCTAAACCACTACGGTGACTACTCAACAGCGCAAATCGCGAAAGGCTTGAGCTACACCTACGGTGGTTGGGCAAACAACAACTCTTTCTCTGACCTAGAGAACACAAAGCTTAATATCCAATTTGGTAACAACCCTGCTGAGACTCGTATGTCTGGCGGCGGTCTGATCCACCACTATGTAGAAAGCAAAAACAAATCGAACGCAAGAACGATCATCATCGACCCTCGCTACACCGATACTGCAGGTGGTCGTGAAGATCAATGGATTCCAATTCGTCCTTCAACTGATGCTGCATTGGTAGCAGGTCTTGCACACGTGATGATCACTGAAGACCTTGTCGACCAACCGTTCCTAGACAAATACTGCGTAGGTTACGACGAGAAGACTCTGCCTGCATCAGCGCCTAAAAACAGCGACTACAAATCTTACATCTTAGGTTTAGGTGAAGATGGCGTAGAGAAGACACCTGAATGGGCCTCTAAGATCACAGGCATTCCAGTTGATACTATCGTTAAGCTTGGCCGTGAAATGGGCACAGCAAAACCATGTGCAATCCACCAAGGTTGGGGCCTACAACGTACAGCGAACGGTGAACTAGCTTGTCGTGCAATCGCGATGCTGTCGCTACTCACTGGTTCTGTGGGTGTATCAGGTGGTTCAACAGGTGCTCGTGAAAGTGACATCAACATTCCGTTTGTTCGCTTCCCTACTGTGCCAAACCCAGTTGAAACGTCAATTTCAATGTTCATGTGGACAGATGCGATTTACCGTCACCATGAAATGACCGACATCACTGATGGTGTTCGCGGTGCAGAGCGCCTTAAAAACCCAATCAAGATGATCTGGAACTATGCAGGTAACTGCATCATCAACCAACACTCAGACATCAACAAGACTCACGCGATTCTTCAAGATGAAAGTGCGTGTGAAATGATTGTCGTGGTTGATAACCATATGACTTCTTCTGCGAAATACGCCGATATCATCCTGCCAGACTTAACGACGTCAGAGCAAGACGACTGGTGTATGGATGGTAAAGCATCGAACATGCCTTACTTCATCTACGCGCAAAAAGCGATCGAGCCTCAGTTCGAAGCGAAATCTATCTACGAGATGTGTTCTCAACTGGCGAAACGCATGGGCGTAGAAAAAGAATTCACAGAAGGCCGCACTCAAGAGCAATGGATTGAGCATCTTTACGCTGAAACTCGTAAGAACGATCCAACACTGCCAACCTTCGAAGAGATGAAAGACCTAGGTATCTACAAACGTAGCTACGACCACCACTACATCGCTTACGAAGATTTCCGTAAAGACCCTGAAGCGAACCCACTGACTACACCAAGTGGCAAGATCGAGATCTACTCAGAGCAACTGGCTGATATCGCGAAAACGTGGAAGCTGAAAGAAGACGAAGTGATTCACCCTCTTCCGATTTACGCCGATTCTTTTGAAGGCCACAACGACCCATTAGCAGAGAAGTACCCACTTCAGCTAACTGGTTTCCACTATAAGGCTCGTACTCACTCGACTTACGGCAACGTTGCAGAAATCAAAGCAGCAGCACCGCAAGAGTTGTGGATCAACCCAATTGATGCGAAAGAACGTGGTATCGAAAACGGCGACATGGTGAGTATTTTCAACGACCGTGGCGAAGTACACATTCCAGCGAAAGTGACACCAAGGATCCTTCCTCGAGTTGTCGCGCTAGGCGAAGGTGCATGGTACGCACCAGATGGTCAGAAGATCGACCATGCAGGCTCTATCAACGTGCTGACCACTCAGCGCCCGAGCCCACTTGCTAAGGGTAACCCTCAGCATACAAACCTAGTTCAAATCAAAGCGCTAAAGAAAGCATAAGGTAGGTTGGAATGAAACAATACGGCTTTTACATTGATTCAAGTAAATGCACGGGTTGTAAAACCTGTCAGCTTGCTTGTAAAGATTATAACGATCTCGACATTAAAACGAACTACCGTCGCGTATACGAATACGCAGGTGGTGGCTTCACTCAAGATGGCGATACTTGGGTTCAAAAAGATGTCTTTTCTTACTACCTATCTATCGCTTGTAACCACTGTACTAACCCAGCGTGTGTGAAAGTGTGTCCTTCGGGCGCTATGCACAAACGTGATGAAGACGGTTTGGTTGTGGTTGATGAGAGCGTATGTATTGGTTGC includes:
- a CDS encoding DMSO/selenate family reductase complex B subunit, whose protein sequence is MKQYGFYIDSSKCTGCKTCQLACKDYNDLDIKTNYRRVYEYAGGGFTQDGDTWVQKDVFSYYLSIACNHCTNPACVKVCPSGAMHKRDEDGLVVVDESVCIGCQHCSNACPYGAPQYNAKKGHMTKCDGCYQRVSEGKQPICVESCPLRALEFGEINTLREKYGSGADVAPLPSSTETLPNIVIKLNKNAKPTGDTSGHLANPKEV
- a CDS encoding molecular chaperone TorD family protein, which translates into the protein MIIDTHKLLGSLFYKAINKEQLLTIVEALVESEVLSEECLLALRSEQESALSAEFSRLFEGVGDMPAPPWGSVYLDKDRVVFGASTVEYRQFLELNQIELDTGLREPEDQFGLMLFAHAYLLENNNINSASELLEYHLLPWSSFYLDKLNTASDLSFYKQLSSDVIDWFKYLTSEYNLNVATKKLYID
- the nrdA gene encoding class 1a ribonucleoside-diphosphate reductase subunit alpha, which translates into the protein MNQQLTVTKRNGRKETIDLEKIHRVITWAAEGLHNVSVSQVELKAHIQFYDGITTTDIHETIIKSAADLISEETPDYQYLAARLSVFHLRKKAYGEYEPPALYDHVAKLVDMGKYDSHLMEDYTKAEFDELDEYIDHKRDLDFSYAAVKQLEGKYFVQNRVTKEIYESAQFLYILVAACLFAKYPKSTRLDYIKRFYDASSTFKISLPTPIMSGVRTPTRQFSSCVLIECGDSLDSINATASSIVRYVSQRAGIGINAGRIRALGSEIRNGEAFHTGCIPFYKYFQTAVKCCSQGGVRGGAATVFYPLWHGEVQSLLVLKNNRGVEENRVRHMDYGVQLNKLMYSRLVQGGNISLFSPSDVPGLYDAFFENQDRFEELYVKYENDPSVKRETVKAVELFSLLMQERASTGRIYIQNVDHCNTHSPFDSEVAPVRQSNLCLEIALPTKPLSNVEDDEGEIALCTLSAFNLGAINELDDLAELSELVVRALDALLDYQDYPLPAAYKSTMNRRTLGVGVINYAYYLAKNGVKYSDGSANGLTHRTFEAIQYHLLKASVELAKEQGRCPSFHETNYAKGLLPIDTYKKDIDLVCEEPLHYDWDSLREEIMEHGLRNSTLTALMPSETSSQISNATNGIEPPRGYVSVKASKDGILKQVVPDFLNLKENYELLWNIGSNDGYLHLVGIMQKFVDQAISANTNYDPSVYDSGKVPMKKLLQDLLTAYKYGVKTLYYHNTRDGAKDDQGDAVQVPEEDCEGGGCKI
- the yfaE gene encoding class I ribonucleotide reductase maintenance protein YfaE produces the protein MPTIKINKLTSIESNPSNTLLESMEQAGLEPEYNCRDGHCGACRCTLDSGEVEYVGFAMAYTQGNEILPCICKAKTELSLSNVIHRSKQKRA
- a CDS encoding DmsA/YnfE/YnfF family dimethyl sulfoxide reductase, with protein sequence MTNKKESGVMNLTRRGFMKASSAVGSAAALAGGIALPFKSKPVAAAVAENVDEKIVWSACTVNCGSRCPLRMHVQNGEIKYVETDNTGTDEYGHHQVRACLRGRSMRRRVYNPDRLKYPMKRVGKRGEGKFKRISWEEAYDEVAGTMQRLIKDYGNDTIYLNYGTGTLGGTVTKSWPPAQTLIARLMNLSGGYLNHYGDYSTAQIAKGLSYTYGGWANNNSFSDLENTKLNIQFGNNPAETRMSGGGLIHHYVESKNKSNARTIIIDPRYTDTAGGREDQWIPIRPSTDAALVAGLAHVMITEDLVDQPFLDKYCVGYDEKTLPASAPKNSDYKSYILGLGEDGVEKTPEWASKITGIPVDTIVKLGREMGTAKPCAIHQGWGLQRTANGELACRAIAMLSLLTGSVGVSGGSTGARESDINIPFVRFPTVPNPVETSISMFMWTDAIYRHHEMTDITDGVRGAERLKNPIKMIWNYAGNCIINQHSDINKTHAILQDESACEMIVVVDNHMTSSAKYADIILPDLTTSEQDDWCMDGKASNMPYFIYAQKAIEPQFEAKSIYEMCSQLAKRMGVEKEFTEGRTQEQWIEHLYAETRKNDPTLPTFEEMKDLGIYKRSYDHHYIAYEDFRKDPEANPLTTPSGKIEIYSEQLADIAKTWKLKEDEVIHPLPIYADSFEGHNDPLAEKYPLQLTGFHYKARTHSTYGNVAEIKAAAPQELWINPIDAKERGIENGDMVSIFNDRGEVHIPAKVTPRILPRVVALGEGAWYAPDGQKIDHAGSINVLTTQRPSPLAKGNPQHTNLVQIKALKKA
- the napF gene encoding ferredoxin-type protein NapF, with protein sequence MSEQINSNRRGFLTRLSKPVKAAVNYEEISQRLHARPPKAVDEVLFERLCDGCGLCEQACPNSVIEMLEGSALLNLDYNSCSMCNKCTEVCTTGALHPTVTPYIDLKPSFADTCNNYMQMDCSACQTACSAGALHIEVGELPTVDKDKCNGCGECRSACYIGSVTLNLTQQ
- the nrdB gene encoding class Ia ribonucleoside-diphosphate reductase subunit beta; amino-acid sequence: MAYSTFSQQKNDQLKEPMFLGQSVNVARYDQQKFEIFEKLIEKQLSFFWRPEEVDVSSDRIDYNKLPEHEKHIFISNLKYQTLLDSIQGRSPNVALLPLVSLPEVETWIETWSFSETIHSRSYTHIIRNIVNDPGVVFDDIVENEEILKRAKDIAFYYDDLIKLTADYHRYGEGNHSINGEDVKISLHDLKKKLYLCLMSVNALEAIRFYVSFACSFAFAERELMEGNAKIIKLIARDEALHLTGTQHMINLLRNGQDDFEFMQIAEECKQECFDLFKEAAEQEKEWAEYLFKDGSMIGLNKDILCQYVEYITNIRMQAVGLGTAYPEATSNPIPWINAWLSSDNVQVAPQEAEISSYLVGQIDNEVKADDFEGFEL